In Lachancea thermotolerans CBS 6340 chromosome H complete sequence, a single genomic region encodes these proteins:
- the TDP1 gene encoding tyrosyl-DNA phosphodiesterase 1 (similar to uniprot|P38319 Saccharomyces cerevisiae YBR223C TDP1 Tyrosine-DNA Phosphodiesterase) has translation MSGTEAESAARKRVRERWCQVEYNTKREEQADEVVPKRAKIGGTPEVIDLTSDQEDTTSWEASETDIPVLGEAPTNGESSSGATREHGRVNYPFKLVRSEFYDEGHVSEHFITLQEIFSESKLTRAWLFSFQYELDFILPMFNESTQITIIAQKGTILPPTRISSKTSKILSKMKTIELQMPPFACHHSKMIVNEYRDGSCCIYIPSNNFTHAETNLPQQIVWCSPRLRRCSEAVKESEFRKSLVKYLNAYPVSLKPLIEFLGTLDFTSLDQLGVEFIFSCPKPFESILSGIPLLHKALSSRQHAAGGNTGRERHRYLSQVSTIGAPLKTGLEYPGNLFSHLMIPLLSGLLVGPRDRKRAYEIPNLHKVFEDYNIEPYIVYPTPEEIRQSPMGYLTGGWFHFHWLRNQATKTVYNTLKKWGVLHKQQPQDCPRRGRTPSHTKFYMKSTTLLDNQAPFSEVDWFLFTTANLSLNAWGTTTRKPQNYEVGVLFKSQDRRRITVKSVSDLVYSKFRSTGQILGSSKVHSNANICVMVPFDINPVPYQPGDDAFCVSRSYEAPDIHGKLHQAQN, from the coding sequence ATGAGTGGTACAGAAGCAGAGTCAGCTGCTAGGAAGAGAGTTCGAGAGCGCTGGTGCCAAGTTGAATACAATACCAAGCGAGAAGAGCAAGCCGATGAAGTTGTGCCGAAGAGGGCAAAAATAGGCGGTACTCCAGAAGTGATAGACCTTACGAGTGATCAAGAGGACACCACGTCATGGGAAGCTTCTGAAACAGACATCCCGGTTCTAGGGGAGGCCCCAACTAATGGGGAATCTTCATCGGGCGCCACACGCGAGCATGGCAGAGTAAACTACCCTTTCAAACTTGTGCGCTCAGAGTTCTACGATGAGGGCCATGTGTCAGAACATTTCATAACCCTACAAGAGATATTCTCAGAAAGCAAACTAACCAGGGCGTGGCTTTTTAGCTTTCAATATGAACTGGATTTCATTTTGCCCATGTTCAATGAATCTACTCAGATCACCATCATCGCCCAGAAAGGCACAATCTTGCCTCCAACGCGCATAAGCTCAAAAACCTCGAAAATCTTGTCCAAGATGAAAACAATAGAGCTTCAAATGCCTCCGTTTGCCTGCCACCACTCTAAGATGATAGTCAATGAGTACCGCGATGGGAGTTGTTGCATTTACATTCCTTCTAACAATTTTACACATGCAGAAACCAACCTGCCCCAACAGATAGTTTGGTGCAGTCCTCGTTTGCGTCGGTGTAGCGAAGCTGTAAAAGAATCAGAGTTTAGAAAAAGCCTCGTAAAATACCTGAACGCCTACCCAGTGTCGCTAAAGCCCTTAATAGAATTTCTTGGCACCCTCGATTTCACGTCCCTCGACCAACTGGGCGTGGAATTTATATTTTCGTGCCCTAAACCATTTGAGAGTATTCTGTCAGGCATTCCCTTGCTTCACAAGGCTCTCTCCAGTCGGCAGCATGCTGCGGGTGGGAACACCGGCCGGGAAAGACACCGCTACCTAAGCCAAGTTTCCACAATAGGCGCGCCGTTGAAAACTGGCTTGGAATATCCCGGAAATCTCTTTTCACACCTCATGATTCCATTACTGTCTGGGTTGTTGGTCGGCCCACGGGACCGTAAGAGGGCCTACGAAATCCCGAATTTGCATAAGGTCTTCGAAGACTATAACATTGAGCCTTATATCGTGTATCCCACACCAGAAGAAATACGTCAATCTCCAATGGGCTATCTGACTGGAGGTTGGTTTCATTTCCACTGGCTAAGAAATCAGGCTACCAAGACTGTCTATAacactttgaagaagtggGGAGTTTTGCACAAGCAGCAGCCGCAAGATTGCCCCAGGAGAGGCCGCACCCCGTCACACACCAAGTTTTACATGAAATCAACAACTCTTCTCGATAACCAGGCGCCATTCAGCGAAGTTGATTGGTTTTTATTCACAACTGCAAACCTGAGCCTTAACGCATGGGGCACCACTACGCGTAAACCGCAAAATTACGAAGTTGGTGTGCTTTTCAAATCTCAGGATAGGCGCCGCATCACCGTCAAAAGCGTGTCTGATCTTGTGTACAGCAAATTTCGTAGCACAGGGCAGATCCTTGGCTCCTCAAAAGTTCACTCCAATGCGAATATTTGCGTCATGGTTCCCTTTGACATCAATCCCGTGCCCTATCAACCGGGAGACGATGCCTTTTGCGTCTCGAGGAGCTATGAAGCACCTGACATACATGGTAAACTCCATCAAGCTCAGAATTGA
- the PCS60 gene encoding Pcs60p (highly similar to uniprot|P38137 Saccharomyces cerevisiae YBR222C PCS60): MTQDTRGVASFNESFKVTDNVALVVPETGTQVTYRDLSHMTGHFQTLFQSPDSPLYKLIGRQSAIAISMANGLEFVTAFLGITTDSKIAAPLNPNYKAEELNFYLNDLKTKVICVPQGTVQAGSNAEILKSASKFGCFIVELYFDKERFRVEYDVYSPQESYKRKVYSSINHAVFHNHSDKFPGFARSSDVALILHTSGTTSAPKTVPLLHLNIARSMRNIAATYKLSPADRSYVVMPLFHVHGLIGVLLSTFWAQGSVVVPPRFSVKKFWNDFITWNCNWFSCVPTISMIMLNSPKPNPLPHIRFIRSCSSALAPSTFAKLESEFQAPVLEAYAMTEASHQMTSNNLPPGKRKPGTVGQPQGVEVFILDDKDNVLPQGQQGEVSIRGENVTLGYAHNEKANRENFTKRENYFRTGDQGYFDPEGFLVLTGRIKELINRGGEKISPIELDGVMLSHPKVDEAVAFGVSDEKYGQIVNAAVVLKLGQKLDYKELTDYMRSKVASFKVPTKIFFVDKLPKTATGKIQRRIIAEVFAGKSKL, translated from the coding sequence ATGACACAAGACACTAGAGGGGTTGCGTCGTTCAAcgagagcttcaaagtcacTGATAATGTCGCGCTGGTGGTACCTGAGACTGGTACTCAGGTTACTTACCGTGACTTATCACATATGACCGGTCactttcaaactctttttcaGTCTCCAGACTCCCCTTTGTACAAATTGATTGGAAGACAATCTGCGATTGCCATCTCGATGGCGAACGGGCTGGAGTTTGTCACAGCATTCCTGGGTATTACCACTGATTCGAAGATAGCCGCGCCTTTAAATCCCAATTACAAAGCCGAGGAGCTCAACTTTTATCTCAATGACCTAAAGACCAAAGTCATATGCGTTCCACAAGGAACAGTTCAGGCAGGCTCAAATGCAGAAATCCTGAAGTCGGCGTCCAAGTTTGGGTGTTTCATCGTGGAGTTGTACTTCGACAAAGAGAGATTTCGTGTGGAGTACGATGTTTACTCGCCACAGGAGAGCTACAAGAGAAAGGTGTACTCTTCAATTAATCATGCCGTGTTCCACAATCACAGCGACAAATTTCCCGGTTTTGCTCGCTCCTCGGACGTCGCGCTCATCTTGCACACCAGTGGCACAACTTCTGCCCCCAAAACCGTGCCCTTACTTCATCTAAACATTGCCAGAAGTATGCGTAACATCGCTGCTACCTACAAGCTGTCACCTGCGGATCGCTCTTACGTGGTCATGCCCCTATTTCATGTGCACGGCTTAATCGGAGTGCTTCTGTCCACTTTCTGGGCGCAAGGCTCGGTTGTTGTGCCCCCACGGTTCAGcgtcaagaagttttggaatGACTTTATCACGTGGAATTGCAACTGGTTTAGTTGCGTACCAACGATCAGCATGATTATGCTCAACTCCCCTAAACCCAACCCACTCCCTCATATTCGCTTCATAAGATCCTGTTCGTCTGCACTTGCGCCATCAACATTTGCTAAGTTGGAAAGCGAGTTCCAGGCCCCTGTTCTGGAAGCTTACGCCATGACCGAAGCGTCGCACCAAATGACATCCAACAACCTCCCACCTGGAAAGAGGAAGCCTGGCACTGTTGGTCAACCACAAGGTGTAGAGGTCTTCATTCTTGACGACAAAGACAATGTCCTGCCTCAAGGGCAGCAAGGAGAAGTCTCGATCCGGGGTGAGAATGTGACGCTAGGATATGCGCACAATGAGAAAGCTAACCGCGAGAATTTCACCAAGCGCGAAAACTATTTCCGCACCGGTGATCAGGGTTATTTCGACCCAGAGGGATTCTTGGTGCTCACCGGCCGTATTAAGGAGCTAATTAACCGCGGTGGTGAGAAAATATCTCCTATTGAGCTGGACGGCGTTATGCTGTCACACCCCAAGGTTGATGAGGCCGTGGCCTTCGGTGTTTCAGATGAAAAGTACGGACAAATAGTCAATGCTGCTGTGGTACTCAAGCTTGGGCAGAAACTTGACTACAAAGAGCTTACCGACTACATGCGCAGTAAAGTtgcatctttcaaagttcctACCAAGATCTTCTTTGTGGACAAGCTGCCCAAGACTGCCACAGGCAAGATTCAACGTCGCATAATCGCCGAAGTGTTTGCTGGGAAGAGCAAACTATAA
- the PDB1 gene encoding pyruvate dehydrogenase (acetyl-transferring) subunit E1 beta (highly similar to uniprot|P32473 Saccharomyces cerevisiae YBR221C PDB1 E1 beta subunit of the pyruvate dehydrogenase (PDH) complex which is an evolutionarily-conserved multi-protein complex found in mitochondria) has protein sequence MAFRLSTGVFGGVRQAFLSGRAGAAAPLARRMASTKTMTVRDALNSAMAEEMDRDDDVFIIGEEVAQYNGAYKVTKGLLDRFGERRVVDTPITEMGFTGLSVGAALKGLKPIVEFMSFNFSMQAIDQVVNSAAKTYYMSGGTQKCQIVFRGPNGAAVGVGAQHSQDFSAWYGSIPGMKVLVPYSAEDARGLLKAAIRDPNPVVFLENELLYGESFEVSEEALSTDFTLPYTAKVEREGTDISIITYTRNVQFSLQAAEILDKQYGVSAEVINLRAIRPMDVNAIIKTVKKTNHLITVESTFPNFGVGSEIVAQIMESEAFDYLDAPVKRVTGADVPTPYAKELEDFAFPDPDVIVNAVKSVLSIE, from the coding sequence ATGGCTTTCAGACTCTCTACAGGTGTATTCGGCGGTGTGAGACAGGCTTTTTTAAGCGGTCGCGCTGGAGCAGCCGCACCATTGGCCAGAAGAATGGCGTCCACCAAGACAATGACAGTTAGAGACGCTTTGAACAGCGCTATGGCTGAGGAAATGGACCGTGACGATGACGTGTTCATTATCGGTGAAGAGGTTGCACAGTACAACGGCGCATACAAGGTCACGAAGGGCCTCCTTGACCGCTTCGGCGAACGCCGTGTTGTCGATACTCCAATTACAGAAATGGGGTTCACAGGTCTTTCTGTGGGTGCCGCTTTGAAGGGCCTCAAGCCTATTGTTGAATTCATgtctttcaacttttccatGCAGGCCATCGACCAAGTCGTCAACTCTGCCGCTAAGACTTATTACATGTCTGGTGGTACACAGAAGTGTCAAATCGTGTTCAGAGGTCCTAACggtgctgctgttggtgtGGGTGCCCAGCACTCCCAAGATTTTTCTGCCTGGTATGGTTCTATTCCTGGTATGAAGGTGCTGGTTCCTTACTCTGCTGAGGATGCCAGAGGTTTGTTGAAGGCTGCCATCAGAGACCCCAACCCAGTGGTGTTCTTGGAAAACGAACTGTTGTATGGTGAATCTTTCGAAGTTTCCGAGGAGGCCCTGTCCACCGACTTCACCTTACCTTACACTGCTAAGGTTGAAAGAGAAGGGACCGACATTTCGATTATCACCTACACTAGGAACGTTCAATTCTCGTTACAGGCTGCTGAAATCCTTGACAAGCAGTACGGTGTCTCTGCTGAAGTTATCAACTTGCGTGCTATTAGACCTATGGATGTTAACGCCATCATCAAGActgtcaagaagaccaaCCACCTCATCACTGTTGAGTCCACTTTCCCTAACTTTGGTGTTGGTTCTGAGATTGTCGCTCAGATCATGGAGTCTGAGGCTTTCGACTACTTGGATGCCCCAGTTAAGAGAGTCACTGGTGCTGATGTTCCAACTCCTTACGCCaaggagctggaagacTTCGCTTTCCCAGACCCTGACGTTATTGTCAATGCTGTCAAGAGCGTGCTATCAATTGAGTAA
- a CDS encoding uncharacterized protein (similar to uniprot|P38318 Saccharomyces cerevisiae YBR220C Hypothetical ORF), with translation MSGVPHQLARHDYKAFFLLVVLYFLQGIPVGLAFGTVPFLLKSGARETTFTQLGVFALATYPYSLKIIWSPIVDSIYSKKTGRRRSWIIPVQLASGIILWAIGFCVSNNLVFAGIDDSYSTGNAPVKQGVRPTDITTLTICFLLLVFLCATQDIAVDGWALEILSKQSLSYASTAQTVGLNTGYFLSFTIFLTFNSSDFMNRYIRSEPLEYGLISFGGYLKFAGTVYLAVTFYIMFFTNERPSNCSVLPSTAKKSDEKQVIDYNVETGASSISLKNVYLLFFKVLKLPSVRSLMLIHLVSKFAFQCNEGATNLKLLERGFKREDLAVTVLVDFPFEIIFGYYVAKWSSSATFGPRKFERSNFFARMLVGEAGILTPWLWGFLGRLLSAFLAGILVAKFPSDGIVTRSYFLMVIFQHLLGSFMTTVQFVAICAFHTRIADSAIGGTYMTLLNTFSNLGGTWPRLLVMTMIDRLTKHECVGTGAQPLDATDEGLCKAAGGTWMIVRDGYFVSNFCCITVGIVLYFTFIRKRAQRLQLLPESAWHCS, from the coding sequence ATGAGTGGGGTGCCGCATCAGCTAGCGAGGCATGACTacaaagcttttttcttgCTGGTTGTTCTCTACTTCTTGCAAGGTATACCTGTTGGATTAGCTTTTGGCACGGTGCCGTTCTTGCTGAAGTCGGGAGCAAGGGAGACGACTTTTACGCAGCTAGGCGTCTTTGCGCTGGCCACATATCCTTACTCGCTCAAGATTATCTGGTCCCCAATTGTGGATTCAATTTACAGCAAAAAGACTGGACGTCGGCGCTCGTGGATCATACCTGTCCAGCTGGCTAGCGGTATCATCCTGTGGGCCATAGGGTTTTGCGTGTCAAACAATTTAGTATTTGCCGGCATTGATGATTCTTACAGTACGGGCAACGCGCCGGTCAAACAAGGAGTGCGGCCTACAGACATCACTACCTTAACTatttgctttcttcttctggtgtTCTTGTGCGCTACACAGGACATTGCAGTTGACGGCTGGGCACTAGAAATACTTTCAAAACAGTCCTTGTCCTATGCATCCACTGCGCAGACTGTGGGACTCAATACGGGCTACTTTTTATCATTTACaatctttttgactttcaaTTCAAGTGATTTCATGAACAGGTATATCAGAAGTGAACCACTAGAATATGGATTGATAAGTTTTGGTGGTTACTTGAAGTTCGCGGGAACTGTTTATCTAGCGGTTACCTTCTACATCATGTTCTTTACCAACGAGCGCCCCAGCAATTGTTCAGTTCTACCTTCCACAGCAAAAAAGAGTGACGAAAAACAAGTAATCGATTATAACGTCGAGACAGGCGCTTCAAGCATCAGCCTTAAAAATGTTTATttgcttttcttcaaggttcTGAAATTGCCAAGTGTGCGTTCTCTCATGCTTATTCACCTTGTCTCAAAATTCGCCTTTCAATGCAACGAGGGTGCCACAAATctcaagcttctcgaaAGAGGTTTTAAAAGAGAGGACTTAGCCGTCACTGTGCTTGTAGACTTTCCGTTCGAAATCATCTTCGGATACTATGTGGCAAAGTGGAGCAGTAGTGCAACGTTCGGCCCAAGGAAATTTGAGCGttcaaacttttttgcTAGAATGCTGGTCGGTGAGGCTGGTATCCTCACACCATGGCTTTGGGGATTTTTAGGCCGGTTGCTCTCAGCTTTTCTGGCAGGTATTTTAGTAGCCAAGTTTCCTTCCGACGGAATAGTAACGCGGAGTTATTTTTTGATGGTTatatttcaacatcttctAGGCTCATTCATGACAACCGTCCAATTCGTTGCCATATGCGCGTTTCATACCAGAATCGCCGATTCGGCCATTGGGGGGACCTACATGACGCTACTGAACACTTTTAGCAATCTGGGAGGAACGTGGCCCAGGCTTTTGGTTATGACGATGATCGACCGTCTAACAAAACACGAATGCGTAGGGACCGGAGCACAGCCACTTGACGCTACCGACGAAGGGCTTTGTAAAGCCGCTGGCGGAACTTGGATGATAGTCCGAGACGGATACTTTGTCTCGAACTTCTGCTGTATCACAGTAGGGATTGTGCTGTACTTTACCTTCATTAGAAAGAGGGCGCAAAGACTTCAGCTATTGCCTGAGAGCGCATGGCACTGTTCTTAA
- the SCS3 gene encoding Scs3p (weakly similar to uniprot|P53012 Saccharomyces cerevisiae YGL126W SCS3 Protein required for inositol prototrophy), with amino-acid sequence MELSLYKIFLFSLCPLTLLVGQLVSFRVHLEVDKDGWLNTYFVKQGWFWTSLVGWWCMIRYGGFGPRGTWKRTLLRYAILTVWWFVFTQSLWSEAAPLMDLVFTATGGRCSFEVFDLSDSPTWGINEKFHDTFSRRQSSLQKLYNALKKGAQNPPSLLQNAVSEIEYWISEGKGHLRGEDVTPSQLNSLIDSALHSWKKINSSNLCRSMGGYWIGGHDPSGHIFLITLMCMFLLGELQAIGKRALRVLKTHNKYWQQLREHGTSVLTLGGLWNLVAHPPATKKQLFKQLGLIPLDISQHLTQLFGATAKFIVWENPVVLLVLFTFLWWWSLLITTIAFHTLWEQLSGLLCAYIVAGFVYWKLV; translated from the coding sequence ATGGAGCTTTCTCTGTATAAGATCTTTCTGTTCTCGTTATGCCCTCTGACGCTACTGGTAGGACAGTTAGTATCGTTTAGGGTACATCTCGAGGTCGATAAGGATGGGTGGCTCAATACATATTTCGTCAAACAGGGTTGGTTCTGGACAAGTTTGGTCGGGTGGTGGTGCATGATCCGGTACGGTGGATTTGGACCTCGTGGAACATGGAAACGAACGCTGCTGCGCTACGCGATTCTGACCGTGTGGTGGTTCGTGTTCACACAGTCGCTGTGGTCAGAGGCGGCGCCTCTCATGGACTTGGTATTCACAGCGACGGGCGGGCGATGCAGCTTCGAGGTCTTCGACTTGTCAGACTCACCCACCTGGGGCATTAACGAAAAATTTCACGACACATTTTCCAGGCGTCAGAGCAGCCTCCAGAAGCTGTACAACGCGTTGAAAAAAGGTGCTCAGAACCCTCCATCGCTGCTGCAAAATGCAGTCTCAGAGATTGAGTATTGGATCTCCGAGGGAAAGGGCCACTTGCGCGGGGAAGATGTGACACCAAGCCAGCTTAACAGCCTCATCGACTCTGCTCTTCACTCCTGGAAGAAAATAAACTCCTCTAACCTGTGCAGGTCTATGGGAGGTTACTGGATTGGTGGGCATGATCCCAGCGGTCACATATTTCTCATCACTTTAATGTGTATGTTTCTGCTCGGGGAATTACAAGCTATCGGCAAAAGAGCGCTCAGAGTACTGAAGACCCATAATAAATACTGGCAGCAGCTCAGAGAGCATGGTACTAGCGTTTTAACACTAGGAGGGCTGTGGAATCTTGTCGCACACCCGCCagcaacaaagaagcaattATTCAAGCAGCTAGGTTTAATACCACTCGATATAAGCCAGCACCTTACTCAGCTGTTTGGAGCTACAGCGAAGTTTATCGTTTGGGAAAATCCAGTTGTCCTACTGGTACTATTTACTTTCCTGTGGTGGTGGAGCTTGCTGATAACTACAATTGCCTTTCACACATTGTGGGAGCAGCTGAGCGGGCTTCTATGCGCATACATTGTAGCGGGGTTCGTATACTGGAAATTAGTTTAA
- the SOH1 gene encoding mediator complex subunit SOH1 (similar to uniprot|P38633 Saccharomyces cerevisiae YGL127C SOH1 Subunit of the RNA polymerase II mediator complex) — protein MEDGGIPENNGVEQPVPEDIPPTRFEVELEFVQCLANVPYVIFLLSQQHIWRDPKFRAYLKYLEYWCKPPYAQCIVYPNCLFMLKLLNGFMEAAEVNEDGLLEGLEDLPKVLQSQGAQWMNEMVERWSS, from the coding sequence ATGGAAGACGGTGGCATTCCGGAGAACAATGGCGTAGAACAACCTGTGCCCGAAGACATTCCGCCCACGCGGTTCGAGGTCGAGCTGGAGTTCGTACAGTGCCTCGCAAATGTGCCGTATGTAATCTTCCTGCTAAGTCAGCAGCATATATGGAGGGACCCAAAGTTCAGGGCATATCTCAAGTACCTTGAATACTGGTGCAAACCGCCGTACGCGCAGTGCATCGTATACCCCAACTGTCTCTTCATGCTGAAGCTCCTCAACGGGTTCATGGAGGCCGCAGAGGTCAACGAGGACGGGCTGCTGGAAGGCCTCGAAGACCTGCCGAAGGTGCTGCAGAGCCAGGGCGCGCAGTGGATGAACGAGATGGTCGAGCGGTGGAGCTCGTGA